A region of the Amycolatopsis sp. cg13 genome:
CCGGGGCGGAACACGTGACCATCGCGGTCAGCGGCGCGCGCGGCGGGCACACCGTGGACTTCCGCGCGCTCGCCGGACTCGGCATCACGCTCGTCGGCATGACCGGCGCGTACGCCGACGGCAAGCTCAGCTTCGCGACGGACCTGGCGAAGAACATCGCGGCGGGCGACGAGAATTACCTTGCCCTGCTTGACGAAGCCGACGCCTACGCGGCGCGCAATGGGCTCGACTTGCCGGAGGAACCGTCCGCCCGCGAGCTGGGACCGGACCCGGCATGTGTCACCGATCCGGTGCTGGAACTGGATCTGGCCGCGGCCGGAGTGACGTCGATCGTGTGGGCGACCGGCTTCGCGGTCGACTACAGCTGGCTGCAGGTCGACGCCTTCGACGAGAACGGACGGCCGAAGCACCGGCGCGGGGTGTCGGTGGAGCCTGGGGTGTACTTCATCGGGTTGCCGTGGCTGGCGCGGCGGGGGTCGAGCTTCATCTGGGGGGTGTGGCACGACGCGAAGTTCGTCGCCGACCACGTGGCGATTCAGCGCGGGTATCAGAGCCATTCCGTCACCGCGGACAGCCAGCGATCCGGTGCCCTGGAATGAATCCGGTGCCCGACGCCGATCGTCACCGTTTTCGCCTCCGCTAATGCCTGTTCGAGCAAGGCGTACCGGGATTGGTCGAGGTGACTCGTTGGTCCGCCCGCCAGGATCAGGGTCGGGGCGCTGATCGACCCGAGGCCGGTCCACCACTCGGGCTGCGGAGCGCGAAGGCCGGCGAGCGCGTCGCGCAGCATCGCCGGATCGAACTGCTTGCGGCGGAGGAAGGCGAGCGCGCGCAAGGCAGTCCGGCGTCGCGACGGCGGCAGGTCGTCTCCGTCGCGCGGGGGCACCGGCATCTCTTCGAGGACGAGCCGCTCGATCCGGTCCGGCTGTTCGGCGGCCACCATGGATGCGACGAACGCGCCGAGCGAATGCCCGACGAGGGTGAACCGCGCGAGTCCGTCCAGTGAGCGCAGGACTTCGTCCCGGAACGACGTCAGCGGATAGGACCGGAGCCGTGCGCCGCCGCGATGGCCGGGCAATGCCGGGGTGTGCAGGCGGAACCCGAGCTCGGCCAGCCCGGGCCGCAGCGGCTCCCACGTTGCCGGGCTGCTCGCGGCGGCGTGCAGGCAGACCAGGTCTTTCACGGACAGGCCACGACCTGGCCCGCCCACGAGAGCCCGCCGCCGAAGGCGAAGAGCAGCACCGGCTCGCCCGGCGGCAGCTCGCCGCGCGAGACCATTGTGGACAGTGCGAGCGGGACGGACGCCGCCGACGTGTTTCCCGAATCGACCACGTCCCGGCCGATCACCACGTCCTCGCGCAGGTCGAGGCGGCCGGTCAGCGCCTCGATGATGCGCAAGTTGGCTTGGTGGGTGACGACTCCGGCGAGGTCGGTGGTGGCGATGCCCGCGCGGCGGCAGGCTTCCGCCGCGACGGCGGGCAGTTCCTGCGTGGCCCAGCGGAACACCGCCTGGCCGTCCTGGGCGAACGCCGGCTGCCATTCGTCCACGAGCCGGACCAGGTTCCGGCGTGCCGGGTCGGAGCCCCAGACGACCGGCCCGACCGCCGGGACGTCGGCCGCGCTGAGGATGGCGGCACCCGCGCCGTCGCCGAGCAGGACGCAGGTGCTGCGGTCGGTCCAGTCGGTGACGTCGGACATCTTCTCCGCGCCGACGACCAGCGCGTGCCGGGCGGCTCCGGCCTGGATGGCGTGGTCGGCGGTGGCCAGCGCGGTGCAGAAGCCGGCGCAGCCGTTGTTGAGGTCGAAACAGACCGGGGCCGGGATGCCCAAGCGGCCCGCGACCTGAGCGGCGATCGACGGGCAGCGGTCGATCGCGCTGCAGGTGGCGACTACGACCAAGCCGATCTCGCCGGGCTCGAGACCGGCCGCGGCCAGCGCTTTCGCCGCGGCCTCGGTGGCCAGATCGGCGACCGAGCCGTCCGCGATGCGCCGGGTGGCGATGCCGGTGCGGCGGCGGATCCACTCGTCGGTCGTGTCGACCATGCCTTCCAGATCGCTGTTGGTCAGCACGCGGGCGGGCCGGTAGTGGCCGAGTGCGGTGACGCGGGAGCCGGGCATCTGTCCCTCCTCAAGGTCTGGTCGCACTATAGCGACCGATCGTTCGTAATCTATAGTGATGCCATGAGTCCCCGGAAGTCCGTGGCCGAGTCCCGCTCGACCCGCCAGCGCATCCTCGACCTCGGCCTGGTGCTCGCCTCCGCGGAGGGCTTGGAGGGACTGACCATCGGGCGCCTCGCCGCCGAACTGGGGATGAGCAAGGCGGGCGTGATCGGGCACTTCGGCACCAAGGAGAGCCTGCAGCTCGCCGTGGTCGAGGCCGCGGCCGAGCTGTTCGTCCGCGAGGTGCCCGAACACGCCCGCGGAGTGCCGCGCGGCCTGCCGTATCTCCGCGCGGCCTGCGAGGCGTGGATCTCCTACCTGGAACGCGAACTGCTGCCCGGCGGCTGCTTCTTCACCGCGGCAGCGGCCGAGTTCGACGGCCGCGACGGACCGGTGCGCGACGCCGTCGTCAGGATGAGCGCGTTCTGGCAGCGGGAGCTGCGCGTCAACATCTGGCGCGCGGTGAGCCTGGAAGAGCTGCCCGCGGACACGGACATCGACCAGCTGCTCTACGAGATCGTCGCGATCATGTTGGCGCTCAACCATTTCCTGCAGCTGCACGGCGACCGCCAGGCCCCGGCCCGCGCGCGCCGTGCGCTGGAGCGGCTGTGGTGATGCCGGATCAGGCTCCCGGGTCGGAGTACAGCACGCGGCACAGCTCCCGGAACTCCTGCGCCCGCCGAGTAAGCCGCACCCCGCGCATGGCGGCGAGGACGATCTCCAGCGACGGAACGTCATCCGTCAGCGCAAGCGGCACCACGCTCGCCCCCGCGTAAGTGGTGTCGTCCGGCGGACGCTGGTTGAGCAACGCGAACCCGTGCCCGGAAGCCACCAGCGCCCGCACCGTCTCGTACCCGCTCGTCCGATGCCGAACCCGCGGCGCCACCCCAGCGTCGCTGAGGATGGACTGCAGATACTCCCGGCTGTGCGGCAGATCGAGCAGCACCATCGGCTCCTCGGCCAGCTCCTGCAGCGACACCTTCCGGCTCTTCCGCCGAGCGAGCCGGTGGTCCTCGGAGACAAGCGCGTACGGCGCGGCAGTCCCGACCACCTCGCGGTCGATGTCGTCGTCGAGGTCGTACCCGTACAGCATCGCCAGCTCGGTCTCGCCCGCCCGCAAAGCACTCTTGAGCGCCTTGTGCTCACCCTCGCGGAGCGACACGTGGACGCGCGGATGCCGGGACTCGAACTCGGCCAGCAGGCTCGGCAGGCGGAACGGCGCGAGCGTGGTGAAGCAGCCGACGGTGAGCGTCCCAACCAGATCGGTGCCGGATTGCCGGGCCGTTTCGACCAGCTCCGCGCCGTGTGCGAGGAAATCCAGCACCCGCTTGTAGAACTCCTCGCCGGCGGTGGTCAGGCTCAGCCCGCGGGCGTGGTGGCGCAGCAGGAACTGCACGCCCATTTCCTTCTCCAGCTGCGCGATCGCCGTCGAAACAGCCGACTGCGACACCATCAGCTCCTTCGACGCGGCAGTCATGCTCAAGTGCCGCGCCGCCGCCTCGAAATAGCGCAGCTGCACGAGGGTGAAGGAAGGCTCGCTCATGCCGACATCCTGCCTCAGTGACAGCAATCCGGATGCTGCGGTTTCGGCGCGGGCGTGTCCAGCGCGGGGTTGGCGTCGAAGAATCCGCTCGGCTTGAGGGTGAAGCCGGTGTGGTCGACGGGCATGATCGGCCAGTCCTCGGTGCGCGGGTAATGCGTGAGGCCGAACGTGTGCCAGACGACGAGGTCGGTGCCGTCGAGGTTGCGGTCGGCCTGGATCCAGGTGTCGATGCCGGTCTTGCCGTCGTTCTGATTGACGTACTCGCCCGCCGGGAAACGCTCGTCCTCGGCGTACGCGGTGACCCACAGATGTTTGCGCGTGAAGGCGGCGCGGCGAGCGATCGACGACGCGTCATCGGCCAGCAGCGGCGGCAGGCCCTCCGGGTGCAGGGTGTAGCCGACGGGTTGGCCGAGCGCGTTGCGGGACTCCGGGTTGCTGATCCGCCAGGTGCGGCCGAGGTTGCCGTCGGCGAGCCGGGCGGCGTCGGATTCCTTGGCCAGCCTGGTGATCTTGCGGGTGAAGGCGTTGCCGTACGGGTTGTCCGGGCCGATCGGGACGCGCTGGACGTCGATCTCGTCGACGGCGTTGGCGAGGCCGTCGACCATCATGTCCAGCCGCGCGGAGAACAGGTGCTGATGGAACGGCGCGCCGATGCCCGGGGCGATTTCGGTGGCCCACGGATACTCCGGGTCATCAGCGGGGAACGCCGAAGTGAAGACGATGCCGGTGGCCTTGCACTCGAGTTCGATGGTGCCGTCGAGGTAGAGATACCAGTAGAAGCCGTAGTCGTAATTCCCGACGGTCACGAAGAACGAGATGACCAGCCGCCGCTGCCGACGGGTCGAAACACTCCCGTTGTAGTGGTCAGTGTGTTTCCACAGCACGCCAGCGTCTTCCTCGTGCATGCAGATCGCGTTCGTGATGGTGTGCGGCTGCCCGTCGTCGTCATGCAGGACCGCGTCGAAATAGCGGATCTCGCCGAGACAGTCGCAACCCAGGGTCAGCGAGTTGGCTTCCTTGCCCAGCGAATACTCGCCCGCGTCGAAGTAGTTCTGCCAGAACCGGACCGGGCTGGGATCGCCGTAGGGAACGACCATCTCGGCCACCGACGCCCGATAGACCACCGGACGCAGCCGTTCGCCGTCCTGGAAGCCGATTTGGTGCAGGGTAAGGCCTTCGACCGCGTTGAAGCCGATCCGGAACTGCCATTTCTCCCACGTGATGACATCGTCGTCGACGGTGAAGCTCGGGCCCTCGGGCTGGGTGATCACGATAGGTTTCTGGGTGTCTCGCGTCGGACCGTCGAGGTGGTAGTCGTACGCAGTGCGCGGGATGTCGGCCGGGCCGTCGTCGATGAGGTCGTGCACGCGGCCGGCGATCAGGTCGACGTAGGCCACGACTCCGTCGATCGGATGCGCCCACAGGTTGTCGTCCTTGTTCAGCTGCAGGAAAGCGAGGCAGCGCACGAGCCGGAGCCCGGTTTCGCCGGGGATGTCGAAGCACCCGGCGCTGAGCGCGGAAATCCGGACCGAGCGCGGTTCGTCGATGCCGCGGCGACGCATGGCCGCGTTCCACGCCTCGTCCTCCCACAGGATCTTCTCGACCAGGTCGAACTCTTCGTGCAGGATCGGCGGCTGCCCCTCGGCCACGACGTCCACCGCCCGATCGGCCACGACCTCGCCGCTGGTCAGCGACACGACCGCCTCGCGCACGGCCCCGGTCTGCCGGTCGAGCAGCAGCGAACGGACACGCCGGTCCACCGGCTCGCCCGGCTGCCAGGCGAGCACCGCCGCTTTCGGCGGTTCGAGCAGCGAGACGAGCGCGAACCGGGTGCTCTCGGTCGCGATCCCGGCGTCGGCCAGCAGCGCGCGGTTGCGGGCGACCTCGTCTTCGGTCAGGCGCGAGAGGGGGTGGGCCATGCGCGTCTCCTCATTCTTTGCGGTCTGTCGCAAAGAATGCGTCGTGGCAGGCCACCTGGCAAGGCCCTTACGGGGTGGGTTCTCCGGAACCCGTGCTGGGTTTTTCGATGCACGTCATCAATAATCCTGGACGTGGCACGACCCAAGGACCAAGCGCAGCGGCGCGACGAACTGGTGGCGGCGGCCGGGCGCGCGATCCGGACGCGCGGGCTGGCCGGCCTCCGCGTGCGCGACGTCGCCGAGGAGGCCGGGCTGTCGGCGGGCTCGGTCAGCTACTACTACCCGGATCTCGACGACCTGCTGTTCGAGCTGCACCGCGACGCGGTCGACCGGTTCTACTGGGCGCGAGCGCGCGCGGCGGAGGCGGAGGACGACCCGGTCCGGCGGCTCGTGCGGCTGGTCGACGCGGGGCTTCCGGCCGGGGAGGCGGATCCGCTGAGCCGGGTGCTGTACGAAATGCACGTCCACGCGGCGCGCAATCCGGCGCACGCGGTGCTGATGACGGCGCTCTGGGATCGCGAGGTGTCGCTGTACTCGGCGGCGCTGGCGCACGGCCGGGACACGGGCGCGTTCCGGCTGCGGTCGCCTGCGGCGGACATCGCGGCGAACGCGGTAGCCCTGGAGGACGCGTACGGTTTGCACCTCGCCGGGCGCAACACCAGCTTGTCCGCGGCCAGGGTGCGGGCGCTGGTGCTGGGATATCTGGCCGCGGAAACCGGGCGGGACCTCGGTCAGTAGGCCGTCCAGACCGTCTTGAGGCCGGTGTACTTGTCGAACGAGTGCAGGGAGAGGTCGCGGCCGAAGCCGGACTGCTTGAAGCCGCCGAACGGGGTCGCGGTGCTGAGTGCGTCCACTGTGTTCACCGAGACGGTCCCGGCGTGGATTTCATCCGAGACGCGGTGCGCGCGGGCAAGGTCGCGGGTCCAAACTGACGCGGCGAGGCCGTACGGAGTGTCGTTCGCCAGCCGGATCGCGTCCGCTTCGGATTCGAAGGTTTGCTTGGTGAGCACCGGTCCGAACAGTTCTTCGGTGACGAGCGGGTCGTCGGCGGCCAGATCGGTGACGATGGTCGGGTCCAGGAACGCACCCCGGCGGGTGCCGCCCGCGACGACAGTTCCACTGCTCGCTTCGACGGCAGCCAGCACCCGGGCGGCGGCGGCCTCGTCGATCATCGGACCGAGTTTCGTGGCCGAGTCCAGCGGATCCCCGGGCACCCACGCGGCGACTTTTTCGCGTAGCCGGGCAAGGAATTCGTCGGCTATCGGCGCGTGGACAAGCAGGCGGGTGGTAGCAGAGCAGACCTGCCCGGAGTTCGCGCAGAAACCGAACGCGACCAGGTCGGCCGCGGCGTCGAGATCCGCGTCGGCGAACACGACGACCGGGCTCTTGCCGCCGCATTCGAGCCAGACCTGCTTGAGGTTCGACTCCCCGGCGTAGCGCAGGAAGAGCCCGCCGACCGGCGTCGATCCGGTGAAGGCGAGGACGTCGACGTCCGGATGCCGCCCGAGGGCCTGTCCCGCGGTCTCGCCGAAGCCCGGCACGACGTTGAGCACCCCGTCCGGAATCCCGGCCTCCACGGCCAATTCCGCCAACCGGAGCGCGGACAGCGGGGATTGCTCGGCGGGTTTGAGCACGACGCTGTTGCCCGCGGCCAGCGCCGGGGCGAGTTTCCACCCGGCGATGTCGAGCGGGAAATTCCACGGCACGACCGCGCCCACCACCCCGAGCGGCACGCGCCGGATCGCGGCGAAGTTGCCTGGCGGAGTGGGCGCGACCTCGTCGTAACGCTTGTCGAGAGCTTCGGCGTACCAGGCGAAACACTCGGCGGTCGCGGGAACGTCCATGCCGAACGTGTCGGAGATCGGACGGCCTACGTCGAGGGTGTCGCAGAGCGCCAGTTCCCGTCCGTGCGCACCCACGAGGTCGGCCAGCTTCAGCAGGCGCTTCTTGCGTTCCGCCGCGGCGAGCCGGGACCAGCGTCCGTCCTCGAACGCCCGGCGAGCGGCCGCGACGGCGGCGTCGATCTCGTCTTCGCCGCCCTCGGCCACATGCGCGACTGGGTGCCCGGTGGCCGGGTTGACGTCGGCGAAAGTCTTGCCGGACTTGGCATTCAGCCAGTCACCGTCCACAAAGGCCGCGGTACGGGGCTGCAGCTGTGCTGCCTCGCGCACCCAGTCGCCGTGGTTCATTCCCGGAACCGCCTCTCGTCGCTTCCGTTCACTATCGCCAGCCGCAGTGGTCCGCGAAAGCAGAGCTTTTCGCTGCGCTGCATCGGGCGGATCGATGCAGGATCACTGCGCCAGGTTCCAGAGGGAGGCCCACTGTCCGGCGGTCAGATCGCGGGGGAGCGCTTGCGGCGACAGTCGTTGCCGGGCAAGCCAAGCCCGGGCCGCGCGGCCGCTGAGGCGCCCGGTGCGCGGCAGGATCCCGCCGAGTCCGCGACCGCGTCCGGTGAAGACTTCGCGGACGAACTCCTGGTAACCGGCCTGGTCGGGGACAAGCGGCTTGGGGCGGCGGGTGATCACGAGGATCCCGCCGTCCACGGCCGGACGCGGCCGGAACGCGTGCGCGGGGACCCGGGCGGGTACCGCGAACTCGAACCACGGCCACCAGGCGGCGGTCATCTGGGACGCGCCGCCGATTCCGGCGCGGCGGCGGGCGACTTCCCATTGCACCAGCAGCACCGCGAGTTCCCAGTGCTGCTGCCGGAACAACCGGCGCAGCGTCGCGGTGGTGAGGTGGAAAGGAAGGTTGCCGACGACGGTGTGCGGGACCTCGGGCAATCGGTGCCGGAGCAGATCGCCGTGGACGACCTCGACGTTCTCCCCGGTCCGCTGCGCCAGGCGGCGGGCGCGGCGGGGATCGAGTTCGACGGCGGTCAGCGGACGGCCGGTGCGGCTGAGCGGGACGGTCAGCGCGCCGTCGCCCGCGGCGAGTTCCACGAGGGGACCGTTCGTGCGGTTGGCGGCGGTGCAGACAGCGGCGATGACGGCGGGGTCGGCCAGGAAGTTCTGGCCGAGCTCGTGCCGTCCGCCGAAGGGCTGGACAGACATGGGGGTGCGGACTCCGCGCATGAGGAAGCGACCCGGGCGCCAGGAACGGCGGCCCGGACGGACAACGGGAGAGCGCGACGGAGCGGTGAGCTTCCGGCGCTCAGGCGTTGCGCAGGCGAGTCAATGCGTACGCGGCGAAAGTGGCACCCATGTGCGGAAGCCTAGCCGACCGGCGCGTCCGGCCGCATCCTGGTTTTCCGGCGGTGTCCCCGAAATACGCCGCAGCCTTTCCTGATCCGGCGGCCGGGCAATTCTTCTCCCATTTCGCCGGACCGAGTCGCGAACGGTCCTCTTGCGACAGAAGTACCCGCCGATTCCGGGTCGCAAACTGACACGAAACGGGGTCGCTCGGCTGAGGGGCATGAAGCTTGCGCGGCCCTGTGACCAGCCGGAGAGTGGGGGCCGGAGAAGGAAATCCGATTCGGGGAAATGGAGTGGATCCATGGTACGCGCAATGCAGCCGCAAGATCTCGTCGACAGCACCGTGGTGGACAATTCGGGCAGCAAAATCGGCAAGGTCGGCACGGTGTATCTCGCCGACGACACGCGGCGGCCGGAGTGGGTGACGGTGAAAACCGGGCTGTTCGGCCAGAAGGAGAGCTTCGTGCCGCTGTCGGGGGCGGGCATGGAGAACGACGGCTTGCACGTGCAGGTGGCGAAGGACCAGGTGTCCGACGCGCCGCGCATCGACGCCGAAGGCCACCTGTCCGAAAAGGAAAGCGTCGAGCTGTACAAGTACTACGGCTTGCCGGCTCCGCGGGCCGGGAACGGCGAAAACGTCAGCGGCGGCCGGAACACCGGGCGCGACATGGCGGCCGGCGGTATGGCTGCTGGCGGTGCGGCAGGCCGGGGCCGTGATGCGGCGGCAGGCGGCACCGCGGGCAAGGAACACGCGACCGGCCATGACACCGCCGCGGCCAAGGGCGGCCGCCACGAGACGACCGATACCGGCGACATGGTGCGCTCGGAGGAGCGGCTGAGGGTCGGCACCGAGGAGGTCGAAACCGGCCACGTCCGGCTGCGCAAGTACGTGGTGACCGAGGACGAGCAGGTGACCGTGCCGGTCACGCACGAGGAAGTGCGCGTCGAGCGGGAGCCGATCACCGACGCCAAGGCCGCGGGCAAGGCCGAGATCGGCGAGGCGGAGCAGGACGTCGTGCTGCACGCCGAGAAGCCGGTGGTGCAGAAGGAAACCGTCCCGGTGGAGCGGGTGCGCCTCGGCACCGAGCAGGTGACTGAGGAACAGACCGTCCAGGGGAAGGTCCGCAAGGAGCAGATCGACATCGACGACGACACGCGACGGGGCAAGAAGTCCTGACCCTGCCCGCGCTGCTGCTGTCTCCCGCCGGAGCGTTTCCGGGCGGGAGACAGCAGCGCGGTCACCGCCGCGAGCGGCTGGCTTTCATGAACTCGCGGTTGAGGTTCGCGATGCTCGTCAGCGGAATCCCCTTCGGACAGGAGGCGACGCATTCGCCGGTGTTCGTGCACCCGC
Encoded here:
- a CDS encoding alpha/beta fold hydrolase, translating into MKDLVCLHAAASSPATWEPLRPGLAELGFRLHTPALPGHRGGARLRSYPLTSFRDEVLRSLDGLARFTLVGHSLGAFVASMVAAEQPDRIERLVLEEMPVPPRDGDDLPPSRRRTALRALAFLRRKQFDPAMLRDALAGLRAPQPEWWTGLGSISAPTLILAGGPTSHLDQSRYALLEQALAEAKTVTIGVGHRIHSRAPDRWLSAVTEWL
- a CDS encoding LysR substrate-binding domain-containing protein, which translates into the protein MSEPSFTLVQLRYFEAAARHLSMTAASKELMVSQSAVSTAIAQLEKEMGVQFLLRHHARGLSLTTAGEEFYKRVLDFLAHGAELVETARQSGTDLVGTLTVGCFTTLAPFRLPSLLAEFESRHPRVHVSLREGEHKALKSALRAGETELAMLYGYDLDDDIDREVVGTAAPYALVSEDHRLARRKSRKVSLQELAEEPMVLLDLPHSREYLQSILSDAGVAPRVRHRTSGYETVRALVASGHGFALLNQRPPDDTTYAGASVVPLALTDDVPSLEIVLAAMRGVRLTRRAQEFRELCRVLYSDPGA
- the erm gene encoding 23S ribosomal RNA methyltransferase Erm, which encodes MSVQPFGGRHELGQNFLADPAVIAAVCTAANRTNGPLVELAAGDGALTVPLSRTGRPLTAVELDPRRARRLAQRTGENVEVVHGDLLRHRLPEVPHTVVGNLPFHLTTATLRRLFRQQHWELAVLLVQWEVARRRAGIGGASQMTAAWWPWFEFAVPARVPAHAFRPRPAVDGGILVITRRPKPLVPDQAGYQEFVREVFTGRGRGLGGILPRTGRLSGRAARAWLARQRLSPQALPRDLTAGQWASLWNLAQ
- a CDS encoding primary-amine oxidase, giving the protein MRQTAKNEETRMAHPLSRLTEDEVARNRALLADAGIATESTRFALVSLLEPPKAAVLAWQPGEPVDRRVRSLLLDRQTGAVREAVVSLTSGEVVADRAVDVVAEGQPPILHEEFDLVEKILWEDEAWNAAMRRRGIDEPRSVRISALSAGCFDIPGETGLRLVRCLAFLQLNKDDNLWAHPIDGVVAYVDLIAGRVHDLIDDGPADIPRTAYDYHLDGPTRDTQKPIVITQPEGPSFTVDDDVITWEKWQFRIGFNAVEGLTLHQIGFQDGERLRPVVYRASVAEMVVPYGDPSPVRFWQNYFDAGEYSLGKEANSLTLGCDCLGEIRYFDAVLHDDDGQPHTITNAICMHEEDAGVLWKHTDHYNGSVSTRRQRRLVISFFVTVGNYDYGFYWYLYLDGTIELECKATGIVFTSAFPADDPEYPWATEIAPGIGAPFHQHLFSARLDMMVDGLANAVDEIDVQRVPIGPDNPYGNAFTRKITRLAKESDAARLADGNLGRTWRISNPESRNALGQPVGYTLHPEGLPPLLADDASSIARRAAFTRKHLWVTAYAEDERFPAGEYVNQNDGKTGIDTWIQADRNLDGTDLVVWHTFGLTHYPRTEDWPIMPVDHTGFTLKPSGFFDANPALDTPAPKPQHPDCCH
- a CDS encoding DUF2382 domain-containing protein, which encodes MVRAMQPQDLVDSTVVDNSGSKIGKVGTVYLADDTRRPEWVTVKTGLFGQKESFVPLSGAGMENDGLHVQVAKDQVSDAPRIDAEGHLSEKESVELYKYYGLPAPRAGNGENVSGGRNTGRDMAAGGMAAGGAAGRGRDAAAGGTAGKEHATGHDTAAAKGGRHETTDTGDMVRSEERLRVGTEEVETGHVRLRKYVVTEDEQVTVPVTHEEVRVEREPITDAKAAGKAEIGEAEQDVVLHAEKPVVQKETVPVERVRLGTEQVTEEQTVQGKVRKEQIDIDDDTRRGKKS
- a CDS encoding TetR/AcrR family transcriptional regulator, giving the protein MARPKDQAQRRDELVAAAGRAIRTRGLAGLRVRDVAEEAGLSAGSVSYYYPDLDDLLFELHRDAVDRFYWARARAAEAEDDPVRRLVRLVDAGLPAGEADPLSRVLYEMHVHAARNPAHAVLMTALWDREVSLYSAALAHGRDTGAFRLRSPAADIAANAVALEDAYGLHLAGRNTSLSAARVRALVLGYLAAETGRDLGQ
- a CDS encoding TetR/AcrR family transcriptional regulator, whose translation is MSPRKSVAESRSTRQRILDLGLVLASAEGLEGLTIGRLAAELGMSKAGVIGHFGTKESLQLAVVEAAAELFVREVPEHARGVPRGLPYLRAACEAWISYLERELLPGGCFFTAAAAEFDGRDGPVRDAVVRMSAFWQRELRVNIWRAVSLEELPADTDIDQLLYEIVAIMLALNHFLQLHGDRQAPARARRALERLW
- a CDS encoding beta-ketoacyl-ACP synthase III — its product is MPGSRVTALGHYRPARVLTNSDLEGMVDTTDEWIRRRTGIATRRIADGSVADLATEAAAKALAAAGLEPGEIGLVVVATCSAIDRCPSIAAQVAGRLGIPAPVCFDLNNGCAGFCTALATADHAIQAGAARHALVVGAEKMSDVTDWTDRSTCVLLGDGAGAAILSAADVPAVGPVVWGSDPARRNLVRLVDEWQPAFAQDGQAVFRWATQELPAVAAEACRRAGIATTDLAGVVTHQANLRIIEALTGRLDLREDVVIGRDVVDSGNTSAASVPLALSTMVSRGELPPGEPVLLFAFGGGLSWAGQVVACP
- a CDS encoding aldehyde dehydrogenase family protein, with product MNHGDWVREAAQLQPRTAAFVDGDWLNAKSGKTFADVNPATGHPVAHVAEGGEDEIDAAVAAARRAFEDGRWSRLAAAERKKRLLKLADLVGAHGRELALCDTLDVGRPISDTFGMDVPATAECFAWYAEALDKRYDEVAPTPPGNFAAIRRVPLGVVGAVVPWNFPLDIAGWKLAPALAAGNSVVLKPAEQSPLSALRLAELAVEAGIPDGVLNVVPGFGETAGQALGRHPDVDVLAFTGSTPVGGLFLRYAGESNLKQVWLECGGKSPVVVFADADLDAAADLVAFGFCANSGQVCSATTRLLVHAPIADEFLARLREKVAAWVPGDPLDSATKLGPMIDEAAAARVLAAVEASSGTVVAGGTRRGAFLDPTIVTDLAADDPLVTEELFGPVLTKQTFESEADAIRLANDTPYGLAASVWTRDLARAHRVSDEIHAGTVSVNTVDALSTATPFGGFKQSGFGRDLSLHSFDKYTGLKTVWTAY